The following proteins come from a genomic window of Mustela nigripes isolate SB6536 unplaced genomic scaffold, MUSNIG.SB6536 HiC_scaffold_76, whole genome shotgun sequence:
- the LOC132008216 gene encoding olfactory receptor 4X1-like has protein sequence MTTVNNVTEIILLGFSPKQDVQKIISVMFLLMYTAIVLGNGLIVVTVIASKGLTSPMYFFLSYLSFVEICYCSVTAPKLIIDSFIERKTISLKGCITQIFFLHFFGGTEIFLLTVMAYDRYVAICKPLHYTAIMNRRVCGLLVGAAWGGGLLHSVGQTFLIFQLPFCGLNVLDHYFCDVHPVLKLACSDTFLIGVLIIINGGTISVVSFMVLLASYVVILNSLRTRTSDGQRKALSTCASHIAVVGLFFIPCSFVYLRPCVTLPADKIVAVFYTVITPLLNPLIYSFRNAEVKNAMKRLMRRTVIWEEK, from the coding sequence ATGACAACTGTAAACAATGTGACTGAAATAATTCTCTTGGGGTTTTCCCCCAAACAGGATGTGCAGAAGATCATTTCTGTGATGTTTCTCCTCATGTACACAGCCATTGTGCTGGGTAATGGCCTCATTGTGGTGACAGTCATAGCCAGCAAAGGGCTCACCTcccccatgtatttcttcctcagtTATTTGTCCTTTGTGGAGATTTGTTACTGCTCTGTCACAGCCCCCAAGCTCATTATTGACTCTTTCATTGAAAGGAAAACCATTTCCCTCAAGGGATGCATCACTCAGatatttttcctccatttctttggTGGCACTGAGATCTTTCTCCTGACAgtcatggcctatgaccgctacgTGGCCATCTGTAAACCCCTGCACTACACTGCCATCATGAACCGGCGTGTGTGTGGCCTCCTGGTGGGTGCAGCATGGGGTGGAGGCTTGCTGCATTCTGTTGGGCAAACGTTCCTCATTTTCCAGCTACCCTTCTGTGGCCTCAATGTCCTTGACCACTACTTCTGTGATGTCCACCCTGTGCTGAAGCTGGCCTGCTCAGACACCTTCCTTATTGGTGTGCTCATCATCATAAATGGTGGCACCATTTCAGTGGTCAGCTTCATGGTACTACTTGCTTCCTACGTAGTCATCTTGAACTCACTGAGGACACGGACCTCAGACGGTCAGCGTAAGGCGCTGTCCACCTGTGCCTCTCACATTGCTGTTGTGGGTTTGTTCTTCATTCCCTGTTCCTTCGTCTACTTGAGGCCTTGTGTCACCCTCCCTGCAGATAAGATAGTTGCTGTGTTTTACACAGTGATCACACCTCTCTTAAACCCCCTCATTTACTCCTTCAGGAATGCTGAAGTGAAAAATGCCATGAAGAGACTGATGAGGAGGACAGTGATTTGGGAAGAGAAGTAG
- the LOC132008214 gene encoding olfactory receptor 4B1-like, producing the protein MANTSNVTELIIIGLFQDPEVQRVCFVVFLLVYLATMVGNGLIVLTVNVSKSLHSPMYFFLSYLSLVEITYSSTVVPKFITDLLAKIKTISLEGCVAQIFFFHFFGVTEIFLLTVMAYDRYVAICKPLHYRNIMSRSVCHLLVAGSWFGGIIHSMVQILVAVQLPFCGPNVIDHYFCDLHPLFKLACTDTSVEGVIVLANSGLISVFSFFILVTSYIVILFNLRNHSAEGRRKALSTCASHITVVLLFFGPAIFLYMRPSSTFTEDKLVAVFYTVVTPMLNPIIYTLRNAEVKNAMRKLWRKKVNSGVE; encoded by the coding sequence ATGGCAAATACAAGTAACGTGACTGAGTTAATTATCATAGGTCTTTTCCAGGATCCAGAGGTACAGAGAGTGTGCTTTGTAGTGTTTCTTCTTGTGTACTTGGCCACAATGGTGGGCAATGGTCTCATTGTCCTGACAGTCAATGTAAGTAAGAGTCTGCATTCCCCTATGTACTTCTTCCTTAGCTACCTGTCTCTGGTGGAGATCACTTACTCCTCTACTGTTGTCCCTAAATTCATCACAGACTTACTTGCCAAGATTAAAACCATTTCCCTGGAGGGCTGTGTGGCTCAGATATTCTTCTTCCACTTCTTTGGAGTCACTGAGATCTTCCTGCTTACAGtaatggcctatgaccgctatgtggccatctgcaaaccccTTCACTACAGAAACATCATGAGCAGGTCTGTGTGTCATCTTCTGGTGGCTGGCTCCTGGTTTGGGGGCATAATTCACTCTATGGTCCAGATCCTTGTTGCTGTTCAGCTGCCCTTCTGTGGCCCCAATGTGATTGACCATTATTTCTGTGACCTCCATCCCTTATTCAAGCTTGCCTGTACTGACACTTCTGTAGAGGGAGTTATTGTGTTGGCCAACAGTGGCTtaatctctgttttctccttcttcatcttGGTAACCTCCTATATTGTCATCCTGTTCAACTTGAGGAATCATTCTGCAGAGGGGAGGCGCAAAGCCCTCTCCACCTGTGCTTCTCACATCACAGTGGTCCTCTTGTTTTTCGGACCTGCCATCTTCCTCTACATGCGACCATCTTCCACCTTCACTGAGGACAAACTGGTGGCTGTGTTCTACACGGTTGTCACCCCCATGCTGAACCCCATCATCTACACACTTAGAAATGCAGAGGTGAAAAATGCAATGAGGAAGCTTTGGAGGAAGAAAGTGAACTCAGGagtggaataa